The following coding sequences lie in one candidate division KSB1 bacterium genomic window:
- a CDS encoding BamA/TamA family outer membrane protein: MGVDSQKINRIMLFVLLAFLWSTSPSFGQRTKQLTKNPAKSDSVKILRKKYRAKKTWEQLVSLPGTLVSLPLVLFFKLNEELVGYTYEHKLVPRALGFLTSDDGEWGLRPRYTTRSGYGIKLFRKGLISEQSNLNLTLTGTTHGRQSYRLWFKNVDFLNGVLFGEGLIRYRKLLGENFYGIGNDTPTSNRSNYDHKLLTSEITLGVRPSKAFALSVVAGYDYNKILEGSNNDSPPTQEKFGESNLPGLREKVKVFRYKLGLHLDTRNRPGNTSSGNESLLTGTVFKQKDGDRFDFWKISADIRQYIHLFHNRVLVLRLASEITEPFANKEIPFYYLSTLGLHDSIRGYRRGRFYDRDFLITTLEYRIPFWYSVDTMLFVDAGQVASDILHDFKLNKFQFGYGLGFRLWSEEGFVASIELGLSDEKVRISLKVE; encoded by the coding sequence ATGGGAGTTGACTCTCAAAAAATCAACCGGATAATGCTTTTTGTACTTTTGGCGTTCTTGTGGAGTACTTCTCCTAGTTTCGGACAACGCACAAAACAACTTACAAAGAATCCTGCAAAAAGTGATTCTGTAAAAATTCTTCGCAAAAAGTACAGAGCAAAAAAGACTTGGGAACAGTTGGTTTCCCTGCCGGGCACACTGGTAAGTTTGCCGTTGGTATTATTCTTCAAATTAAATGAAGAATTGGTCGGTTATACTTACGAGCATAAATTGGTTCCCAGGGCTTTGGGTTTCCTGACATCTGATGACGGGGAATGGGGGCTCAGGCCAAGATATACCACTCGCTCCGGATATGGCATCAAACTGTTTCGCAAAGGGCTGATTTCGGAACAGTCTAATTTAAATTTAACTCTCACCGGCACAACCCACGGACGTCAAAGTTACCGGTTGTGGTTTAAAAACGTTGATTTCCTCAATGGTGTGCTTTTTGGTGAAGGGTTAATCCGCTACCGAAAACTGCTCGGTGAAAATTTTTACGGCATCGGGAACGACACGCCCACTTCTAATCGCAGCAATTATGACCATAAGCTGCTTACCTCAGAAATTACCCTGGGAGTAAGGCCGTCTAAAGCATTTGCTTTAAGTGTCGTAGCCGGCTATGATTACAACAAAATCCTCGAGGGCAGCAATAATGATTCGCCACCCACCCAGGAAAAATTTGGTGAGAGTAATTTACCCGGTTTACGAGAAAAAGTTAAAGTCTTCAGATACAAGCTCGGTCTGCACCTGGATACGAGAAATCGACCCGGAAACACGTCGAGTGGTAATGAAAGTTTGCTGACCGGGACGGTTTTCAAACAAAAAGACGGTGACCGCTTTGATTTTTGGAAAATTTCAGCGGATATCCGGCAATACATTCACCTTTTTCACAACCGCGTTTTGGTGTTGCGGTTGGCCAGCGAAATAACCGAACCATTTGCAAATAAGGAAATCCCATTTTATTATTTGAGTACCCTGGGGCTGCACGATTCTATCCGTGGCTACCGCAGAGGTCGATTTTACGACCGGGATTTTCTCATTACCACGTTGGAATACCGCATTCCTTTCTGGTATTCTGTCGACACCATGCTTTTTGTGGATGCCGGCCAGGTCGCTTCCGATATTTTACATGATTTTAAGCTCAACAAATTTCAGTTCGGCTATGGATTGGGGTTTCGGCTCTGGTCGGAAGAAGGATTTGTCGCCTCGATTGAACTGGGTTTGAGCGATGAAAAAGTGCGAATTTCTTTAAAGGTGGAATAA